A portion of the Candidatus Nitrosotenuis aquarius genome contains these proteins:
- a CDS encoding 50S ribosomal protein L13, producing the protein MADQAQSVIVDGTNLLAGRLSSNVAKLLLQGNHVTIINCEKILISGNRRNIIQNYKNFLGISSILHPEHGPYHPRRPDTIIARMIRGMLPRKKPSGTAALRRLRTYVGVPSGMGTSKKTSFDSAKITRPIANYTSMSDLAQEVGWNR; encoded by the coding sequence TTGGCTGACCAAGCACAATCAGTCATAGTTGACGGAACAAATCTGCTGGCAGGAAGACTCAGCTCAAATGTGGCGAAACTTCTCCTGCAAGGAAACCATGTAACCATAATAAACTGTGAAAAGATTCTGATCAGCGGAAACAGACGAAATATTATTCAAAACTACAAGAACTTTCTTGGAATTTCCAGCATTTTACACCCAGAGCACGGGCCATACCACCCACGCAGACCAGACACAATCATCGCAAGAATGATTCGCGGAATGCTTCCAAGAAAAAAACCATCCGGAACTGCAGCACTGCGAAGACTGAGAACATATGTAGGAGTTCCAAGTGGAATGGGCACATCCAAGAAAACAAGCTTTGATTCAGCAAAAATAACAAGACCGATTGCAAACTATACCAGCATGTCCGATTTGGCACAAGAAGTAGGATGGAATCGATGA
- a CDS encoding KEOPS complex subunit Pcc1, translated as MTSQFSAVLYIRDKGKTQAIFDSLSADNRFYPENPTKTKITLKKDTIHIEITADELAHLRANLNSTLRLIQASSDSLESLKI; from the coding sequence ATGACGTCGCAGTTTAGTGCTGTGTTGTACATCAGGGACAAAGGTAAAACACAAGCAATTTTTGATTCTCTGTCTGCTGACAATAGGTTTTATCCGGAAAACCCAACAAAAACAAAAATCACTCTGAAAAAAGACACGATCCATATAGAAATAACTGCTGATGAGCTTGCGCACTTGAGGGCAAACCTAAACTCTACACTTCGATTGATACAGGCAAGCTCGGACTCGCTTGAATCGCTAAAGATATAA
- a CDS encoding 50S ribosomal protein L18e: MTNQLVQGMVKELKTASAKNKAPIWADLAEMALKPKIAKRLVNVTKINRVTSDNDIIIVPGKVLGTGNISHKVTLCSFAISAAAAKKIKAAGGKIVSYSDLISKFPTGKGVKIIG; the protein is encoded by the coding sequence ATGACCAATCAGCTAGTCCAAGGAATGGTAAAAGAGCTCAAGACAGCTTCTGCAAAGAACAAGGCTCCAATTTGGGCAGATCTTGCAGAAATGGCACTCAAGCCAAAGATAGCAAAAAGACTAGTCAATGTCACAAAGATAAACCGAGTAACCTCAGACAACGATATCATCATAGTTCCAGGCAAGGTACTAGGAACAGGCAATATTTCTCACAAGGTAACGCTGTGCTCATTTGCAATATCTGCTGCAGCTGCCAAAAAGATTAAGGCGGCAGGTGGCAAAATTGTATCATATTCTGACCTAATTTCCAAATTCCCAACAGGAAAGGGAGTGAAAATAATTGGCTGA
- a CDS encoding prefoldin subunit beta, with protein sequence MSQGQQIPPWLQEQLMKLQQSQQNLQSIMAQKQQLDMEQVESDRALEELKKAADTDPVYKHAGTILIKSTKTALIAELEEKKELANTRITVLAKQETRIKESIKEQETKINEMIHGSQKPPSQ encoded by the coding sequence ATGTCACAAGGCCAGCAAATTCCTCCATGGTTGCAGGAACAATTAATGAAACTGCAGCAATCTCAGCAAAACCTGCAATCCATAATGGCGCAAAAGCAACAGCTAGACATGGAGCAAGTCGAATCCGATCGTGCTCTGGAGGAGCTAAAAAAGGCGGCAGACACTGATCCTGTATACAAGCACGCAGGAACAATTCTCATAAAATCTACAAAGACTGCTTTGATTGCAGAACTAGAAGAGAAAAAAGAGCTTGCAAACACACGAATCACGGTATTAGCAAAGCAGGAAACGCGAATCAAGGAAAGCATCAAAGAACAGGAAACAAAAATCAACGAAATGATTCATGGCTCACAAAAACCCCCATCTCAATAA
- a CDS encoding sulfurtransferase: protein MFVSHQWLAEHINDPVIIDTRPKIAYSYGHIPNSISLVVDQLIQISPAGAHLAPDPQKASDLLGNLGIDNDKTVIVTGELMDPSVFRIAWTLQYLGQKNTKILDASIGAWQSLGLEITKTSKKHAPTQFVPQIQNNIRIESGELQGLLGNSTILDARTPQEFFGGHIPGSVLFPFTDGIGQDGMLLDSRESLRNLFSQRGIPHDKQVICYCMHGHRASSLFYQARLAGFENVRLYDGSFVDWYFKKLPLE from the coding sequence ATGTTTGTATCGCATCAGTGGCTGGCAGAGCACATCAATGATCCAGTCATAATTGATACAAGACCGAAAATTGCGTATTCGTATGGCCACATTCCAAATTCCATATCTCTGGTGGTGGACCAGCTAATCCAGATCAGTCCTGCTGGGGCGCATCTTGCGCCAGACCCGCAAAAAGCATCGGATCTATTGGGCAATCTTGGAATAGATAATGACAAAACTGTAATAGTCACAGGTGAGCTGATGGATCCGTCCGTGTTCAGAATAGCGTGGACTCTGCAGTATCTGGGCCAAAAAAACACCAAAATCTTGGATGCAAGCATTGGAGCCTGGCAGAGCCTCGGCCTGGAAATAACAAAAACATCAAAGAAACATGCACCGACGCAGTTTGTACCGCAAATTCAAAATAATATCAGAATAGAATCTGGTGAGCTGCAAGGGTTGCTTGGCAATTCCACAATATTGGACGCAAGGACTCCGCAAGAGTTCTTTGGGGGGCACATTCCGGGATCTGTCCTGTTTCCGTTCACTGACGGGATTGGCCAGGACGGAATGCTGCTTGACTCTAGAGAATCTCTGAGAAACCTGTTCTCACAAAGAGGAATTCCACATGACAAACAAGTAATATGTTACTGCATGCATGGGCACCGCGCATCCAGCCTTTTCTATCAGGCAAGACTGGCGGGATTTGAAAATGTCAGGCTCTATGATGGCTCATTTGTGGACTGGTATTTCAAAAAACTACCGCTTGAGTAG
- the rpsI gene encoding 30S ribosomal protein S9 encodes MTPKTEIYFATRKTSRAHVYITKGSGRIRINNVPAEMINQESAREVILSPLEIAGDLRSKVDISVRVKGGGFMGQAYAAATAISRALTGWTKSKKEPKEHPFPKQTRTDLRKRLNDFDKHLLSGDARRKEPKKFGGPGARRRKQKSYR; translated from the coding sequence ATGACTCCAAAAACTGAAATCTATTTTGCAACAAGAAAGACGTCACGAGCCCATGTCTACATAACAAAGGGCTCTGGCCGAATTAGAATCAACAATGTCCCAGCAGAGATGATAAACCAAGAGTCAGCAAGAGAAGTAATTCTATCACCACTAGAAATTGCAGGAGACCTAAGATCCAAAGTAGACATTTCAGTTCGAGTAAAGGGCGGAGGATTCATGGGTCAGGCATATGCAGCAGCAACTGCAATATCACGAGCACTCACGGGCTGGACAAAATCCAAAAAAGAGCCAAAAGAGCACCCGTTCCCAAAGCAGACAAGAACCGATCTTAGGAAAAGACTAAACGATTTTGATAAACACCTCCTGAGTGGAGATGCCAGAAGAAAAGAGCCAAAGAAGTTTGGCGGACCTGGCGCAAGAAGAAGAAAGCAGAAATCATACAGGTAG
- a CDS encoding ERCC4 domain-containing protein: MKIENLRIVVDEREKKSGIPDLLRAVGINLEIKTLPVGDYIVAPETIVERKSVSDLISSIFDGRLFDQCSRLKEHFAHPVILMEGNVEEIEQIVENPLVFYGAMSTVAIDFKIPIIPTPSATHTAKMLVSMCSRKESLRGPFLKKIKKSDDLSRQQLSVLCSLPGIGEKLATRMLAKFGSPSKTLNASLADLAKVEGLGEARAKKIKQMLDQQSKLHKESNQKTLDL, from the coding sequence ATGAAGATAGAAAATCTTCGAATCGTAGTGGATGAGCGCGAAAAAAAAAGCGGCATACCTGATTTACTTAGGGCAGTCGGAATCAATCTGGAGATAAAGACACTTCCTGTAGGGGACTATATTGTTGCGCCAGAGACAATTGTAGAGCGAAAATCCGTATCTGATCTGATATCGTCAATATTTGATGGAAGACTTTTTGATCAGTGCAGCCGACTAAAGGAGCACTTTGCACATCCAGTCATACTGATGGAGGGAAACGTAGAGGAAATAGAGCAAATAGTGGAAAACCCACTTGTGTTCTATGGAGCAATGTCTACAGTTGCAATCGACTTTAAGATTCCAATCATTCCGACGCCAAGCGCTACACACACTGCCAAAATGCTAGTATCAATGTGCTCAAGAAAGGAATCACTGCGCGGACCATTCCTCAAAAAAATCAAAAAATCCGACGACCTATCAAGGCAGCAACTATCTGTTTTGTGCAGTCTGCCCGGAATTGGGGAAAAGCTGGCTACTAGGATGCTTGCCAAGTTTGGCTCACCTTCCAAGACGCTAAACGCATCACTTGCGGATCTTGCCAAGGTGGAGGGGCTAGGCGAGGCGCGCGCCAAAAAAATAAAGCAAATGCTAGATCAGCAAAGCAAGCTACACAAAGAATCAAATCAGAAAACACTGGACCTCTAA
- the rrp41 gene encoding exosome complex exonuclease Rrp41, which yields MGVKKTDIVLLDDKGIRCDGRKINEPRRIMIKAGVLKNANGSAYIEFGENKILAGVFGPRDVHPKHLANTDRGILRCRYHMQPFSVGERKNPAPSRREIEISKVIKEALEPAVMLENFPRTVVDVFIEILQADGGSRCAALDAAAVALADAGIPMRDMVSACAAGKVADTIVLDINNEEDQEGQADMPVAYMPNLGKITLIQLDGVLTPQEYEKCVNTALEGCKIVYEVQKKALQEKFFGDSQ from the coding sequence ATGGGTGTAAAAAAAACAGACATAGTACTACTAGACGATAAAGGAATTCGCTGCGACGGCAGAAAAATCAACGAGCCTCGCAGAATCATGATTAAAGCTGGCGTTCTCAAAAACGCAAACGGCTCTGCATATATCGAGTTTGGCGAAAACAAAATCTTGGCAGGAGTATTTGGCCCAAGAGATGTTCATCCAAAACACCTGGCAAACACCGACCGCGGAATTTTGCGATGCAGATACCACATGCAGCCATTCTCAGTAGGAGAGAGAAAGAATCCGGCGCCATCTAGAAGAGAAATTGAGATTTCCAAAGTAATCAAAGAGGCACTAGAGCCAGCAGTAATGTTGGAGAATTTCCCAAGAACCGTAGTTGACGTCTTCATAGAGATTCTACAGGCGGACGGCGGTTCTAGATGTGCCGCACTAGATGCTGCAGCCGTTGCATTGGCAGACGCTGGAATTCCAATGCGAGACATGGTTTCTGCATGTGCCGCAGGCAAGGTAGCTGATACCATAGTACTTGACATCAACAACGAGGAAGACCAGGAAGGACAGGCAGACATGCCAGTAGCATACATGCCAAACTTGGGCAAAATTACACTGATCCAGCTTGATGGGGTATTGACACCACAGGAATATGAAAAATGCGTCAATACAGCACTGGAAGGATGCAAAATCGTTTATGAAGTTCAGAAAAAGGCATTACAGGAAAAATTCTTTGGTGATTCGCAATGA
- a CDS encoding nucleotidyltransferase family protein: MKAVILAGGKGTRARPFTDYFPKAMIPVYEKPLIFHIIKHLSSFDFISEIIVVCDLSGFGGQIKNYFEKSKIRFIQDSASGTAGDLMHLAGLVKKGPFVLWFADNLCALDLRKMYKHYTDKKSMACIATRQFRKEETGFAQVDDGIITQFIEKPTIRMEDCECTGIYILSGKIIDIIKSKSKKNMNLSYDILQELSKKGQVSSFDIGKTPWVDVESPSILQRKSDDIKKIINSINHNA; this comes from the coding sequence TTGAAAGCAGTAATCTTGGCAGGCGGCAAAGGAACGCGTGCAAGACCTTTTACTGATTATTTTCCAAAGGCAATGATTCCAGTGTATGAAAAGCCGCTGATTTTTCACATCATAAAGCACCTTTCCTCATTTGATTTCATATCGGAGATAATCGTAGTTTGTGACTTGAGCGGCTTTGGAGGACAGATAAAGAACTATTTTGAGAAATCAAAGATACGATTCATCCAAGATTCTGCAAGTGGGACTGCAGGAGATCTGATGCACTTGGCAGGCCTAGTAAAAAAAGGGCCGTTCGTTTTATGGTTTGCAGACAATCTTTGCGCCCTTGATTTGAGAAAAATGTACAAGCATTATACCGACAAAAAAAGCATGGCATGCATTGCCACAAGGCAATTCCGCAAAGAGGAAACTGGTTTTGCCCAAGTCGATGACGGAATAATCACCCAATTCATTGAAAAGCCGACCATAAGGATGGAAGATTGTGAATGCACTGGGATCTACATATTGTCAGGCAAAATCATCGACATTATAAAATCAAAATCAAAGAAAAACATGAACCTATCCTATGACATTTTGCAGGAATTATCAAAAAAGGGACAAGTAAGCTCCTTTGATATTGGCAAAACTCCCTGGGTCGACGTAGAATCTCCTTCCATTCTGCAAAGAAAATCAGACGATATTAAAAAAATAATTAATTCAATAAATCACAATGCGTGA
- a CDS encoding ribosome assembly factor SBDS, translating into MTDVTVIRHSVAGEKFEILVKPDPALEYKLGKRKDVSTVLVSDEVYTDSNKGTRASTEKLLKAFKTQDTNAIIEIILKKGDLNLTTDQRRKMVTEKRKQIIEFIAKTYVDPRSHLPHPPLRIEQALEQARISIDPFKNTEEQCKDVVESLRSIIPLKSENMLLEILVPAQYAGQSYAVLKSTGTLKKEEWQNNGSLKAILEIPAGARASVIDRLGSITKGSATVEMVK; encoded by the coding sequence ATGACTGACGTAACAGTAATTCGGCATTCGGTGGCGGGAGAAAAGTTCGAGATTCTAGTAAAGCCGGATCCTGCCCTGGAATACAAGCTTGGCAAAAGAAAGGACGTCTCAACTGTTTTGGTATCTGATGAGGTCTATACTGATTCCAACAAGGGAACCCGGGCATCCACTGAGAAACTGCTCAAGGCATTCAAGACACAGGACACCAATGCTATAATAGAAATCATACTCAAAAAGGGCGACCTTAACCTTACCACTGATCAGAGGCGCAAAATGGTTACAGAAAAAAGAAAGCAGATAATCGAGTTTATTGCAAAGACCTACGTCGATCCCAGATCACACCTGCCACACCCGCCGCTTCGAATAGAGCAAGCGCTAGAGCAGGCAAGAATCTCAATTGATCCTTTCAAAAACACTGAAGAGCAGTGCAAGGATGTGGTGGAGTCTCTTAGAAGCATCATACCGCTAAAATCAGAAAACATGCTGCTGGAAATTTTGGTTCCGGCGCAATATGCGGGTCAGTCCTATGCTGTCCTCAAATCGACCGGCACGCTAAAAAAAGAAGAATGGCAAAATAACGGATCACTTAAAGCAATACTAGAAATACCTGCGGGGGCAAGGGCAAGCGTGATCGACAGACTAGGTTCCATTACCAAAGGCTCTGCAACAGTGGAGATGGTCAAGTAA
- the rrp4 gene encoding exosome complex RNA-binding protein Rrp4: MDDIKRKYVIPGDVITTGPYRAEENVHLYGDKIIATTVGISEIFDSGVRVIPLAGMYIPRIDDFIIGIVKSHTSLSWELNINSCYAGILPAQDVFGRDFNPKVDDLTSRLKTGDLIAARVANSDRSRDPLITIADRDLGKIEEGELIKISPSKVPRLIGKRGSMIQTIESATKAIITIGQNGFVVVSCEEPEGLLKAMEAIKTVEEQAHVPNLTERIQQMLGSNSE, from the coding sequence ATGGATGATATCAAAAGAAAATACGTCATACCTGGCGATGTCATAACAACCGGTCCGTATAGAGCAGAAGAAAACGTCCATCTTTATGGCGACAAAATAATTGCGACAACCGTTGGCATTTCTGAAATTTTTGACAGCGGCGTTCGAGTAATTCCTTTGGCTGGAATGTATATTCCGCGAATTGATGACTTTATCATTGGTATAGTAAAATCTCACACGTCTCTTTCTTGGGAGCTAAACATCAACTCGTGTTATGCGGGTATATTGCCTGCGCAAGATGTCTTTGGCCGAGACTTTAACCCAAAGGTAGATGATCTTACTTCACGACTAAAGACAGGTGATCTGATTGCGGCGCGCGTTGCAAACTCTGACAGATCACGCGACCCACTAATCACAATAGCGGACAGGGACTTGGGCAAAATTGAAGAAGGCGAACTAATCAAAATCTCTCCTAGCAAGGTTCCGCGACTGATTGGCAAGCGCGGCTCTATGATCCAAACAATAGAGAGCGCAACAAAAGCAATAATCACAATAGGGCAAAACGGATTTGTTGTGGTGTCGTGCGAGGAGCCAGAGGGATTATTAAAGGCCATGGAAGCAATCAAAACGGTCGAAGAACAAGCACACGTTCCAAATCTGACTGAAAGAATACAACAAATGTTAGGATCAAATAGTGAATAA
- the rrp42 gene encoding exosome complex protein Rrp42, producing MTSTTILDDLKKKKIHALLKEGQRVDGRALDEPRQLIIDTGVIPKAEGSARVRLGDTEVVCGVKVQPDKPFPDLGDRGIFICTAEILPLADPTAEPGPPGEEVIELARVVDRGIRESGMVDLKQLVLEKDKSVVGIFIDNSVTDYDGNLFDACSYASVASVLSCKIPKYNYADGVVTKVEGEFTAPPITTIPVSVTMGKIGNNIIVDPNADEWACMDARITITTNAAGNICAIQKGGTDGFTPEELVQCGKISIATGAKIRDILKKAGN from the coding sequence ATGACCTCGACTACAATACTAGATGACCTAAAAAAGAAAAAAATTCATGCTTTACTCAAAGAAGGACAGCGAGTTGACGGCCGTGCACTGGATGAGCCAAGGCAGCTGATAATTGACACTGGCGTCATTCCAAAGGCAGAAGGCTCTGCGCGAGTACGACTGGGCGATACCGAAGTAGTATGTGGTGTCAAGGTACAGCCCGATAAGCCGTTTCCGGATTTGGGAGACAGGGGAATTTTTATCTGCACTGCGGAAATCTTGCCACTGGCAGATCCTACTGCAGAGCCAGGCCCGCCAGGCGAAGAAGTAATAGAACTAGCACGTGTGGTAGACAGGGGCATTAGAGAAAGCGGAATGGTTGACCTCAAGCAACTAGTCCTAGAAAAGGACAAGTCCGTAGTTGGCATATTCATTGACAATTCTGTTACTGACTATGATGGAAATCTCTTTGATGCATGCTCTTATGCATCTGTTGCAAGCGTTCTTTCCTGTAAGATTCCAAAATACAACTATGCTGATGGGGTTGTGACCAAAGTAGAAGGCGAATTCACAGCACCGCCAATCACAACAATCCCTGTCTCTGTCACAATGGGCAAAATTGGCAATAACATCATAGTTGACCCCAATGCAGACGAATGGGCATGTATGGACGCAAGAATAACGATTACGACAAACGCCGCAGGAAACATTTGCGCAATCCAAAAGGGTGGTACTGATGGATTCACGCCAGAAGAACTGGTGCAATGCGGCAAAATCTCAATTGCGACCGGAGCAAAAATAAGGGACATCCTAAAAAAGGCAGGTAATTAA
- a CDS encoding 50S ribosomal protein L37, with protein MLKKGASLKGLRQKYGIKHRKKFSAVHSVLKQKRKCPQCGSLRFGREAVGIWSCKKCGYKVTGTAYDVAV; from the coding sequence ATGCTCAAAAAAGGCGCATCACTCAAAGGTCTTAGACAAAAATACGGAATCAAGCACAGAAAGAAATTCTCTGCGGTACATTCTGTACTAAAACAAAAAAGAAAGTGCCCACAATGCGGCTCGCTCCGATTTGGACGAGAGGCGGTAGGAATTTGGTCGTGCAAAAAATGCGGATACAAAGTTACTGGAACCGCATATGACGTCGCAGTTTAG
- the leuC gene encoding 3-isopropylmalate dehydratase large subunit, with protein sequence MAKTLFEKIWDSHKVDEIDGRTLIYIDRHMVHEVTSPQAFDGLRMNKRKVRRPDLTFATMDHNVPTTNRSLPIVDQIAATQIKTLEKNCQEFGIPLFGLDSPYQGIVHVIGPELGITLPGTTIVCGDSHTSTHGAFGAFALGIGTSDVEHILATQCLVLDKPKTFEIRVDGKRKNTHAITAKDIILSIIKKIGTAGGNGTVLEYRGQAISDLSMDERMTICNMSIEGGARAGLVAPDQKTFDYLRNKKYTPKNYDDLVEKWKNTLKTDDGAKFDKSFAIDASQIIPQVSWGTNPAMTADVTESVPEPAEFAKGDSSQETAAKNALQYMDLKSGTPITDIKIDRVFIGSCTNARLQDLVEAASIIQGRKASPNVRVMVVPGSQQVKKKAEEMGLDKIFKDANFEWRESGCSMCLGMNPDILSRGERCASTSNRNFEGRQGAGGRTHLVSPIMAAAAAIEGHFVDVREWV encoded by the coding sequence ATGGCCAAGACCTTGTTTGAGAAAATCTGGGACTCGCACAAAGTAGACGAAATTGACGGCCGCACTCTAATCTATATTGACAGGCACATGGTACACGAGGTTACCTCACCTCAGGCATTTGACGGCCTTCGAATGAACAAACGAAAGGTGCGCAGGCCGGACCTGACATTTGCTACCATGGATCACAACGTGCCGACAACAAACAGATCATTGCCTATAGTTGACCAAATCGCTGCAACACAAATCAAGACCCTGGAAAAAAACTGCCAAGAGTTTGGGATTCCGTTGTTTGGCCTGGATTCGCCATACCAGGGAATAGTGCATGTCATAGGGCCTGAGCTTGGAATCACTTTGCCTGGCACCACAATAGTATGCGGTGACTCACATACATCCACACATGGTGCATTTGGAGCATTTGCTCTGGGAATTGGTACATCTGATGTAGAACATATATTAGCGACCCAATGCCTTGTTTTGGACAAGCCAAAAACATTTGAAATAAGAGTTGATGGCAAAAGAAAAAACACACACGCAATTACTGCCAAGGATATCATACTGTCTATAATCAAAAAAATCGGAACTGCTGGAGGCAATGGCACCGTACTGGAATATCGAGGACAGGCAATCTCGGATCTATCCATGGATGAGCGCATGACTATATGCAACATGTCGATAGAAGGAGGAGCACGTGCAGGCCTAGTCGCACCTGACCAGAAAACATTTGATTATCTTAGGAATAAAAAGTATACCCCAAAAAACTATGACGATCTAGTGGAAAAATGGAAAAATACACTAAAAACAGATGACGGGGCAAAATTCGACAAGTCCTTTGCAATTGACGCATCACAAATCATACCTCAGGTAAGCTGGGGGACAAACCCTGCAATGACTGCAGACGTCACAGAATCTGTGCCAGAGCCTGCCGAGTTTGCCAAGGGTGATTCCAGTCAAGAGACTGCTGCAAAAAATGCTTTACAATACATGGACCTAAAATCTGGCACACCAATTACTGATATCAAAATAGACCGTGTCTTTATTGGCTCTTGCACCAACGCACGACTGCAAGACCTAGTAGAGGCCGCAAGCATAATCCAGGGAAGAAAGGCATCACCAAATGTTCGGGTGATGGTGGTCCCAGGATCCCAGCAAGTAAAGAAAAAGGCAGAAGAGATGGGCCTTGACAAAATCTTCAAGGATGCTAACTTTGAGTGGCGCGAGTCTGGATGCAGCATGTGCCTTGGAATGAATCCTGATATCTTGTCACGCGGCGAGAGATGCGCAAGCACATCAAATAGAAACTTTGAGGGAAGGCAGGGGGCTGGTGGCAGAACTCATTTGGTTAGTCCTATTATGGCAGCAGCTGCCGCAATTGAAGGACACTTTGTAGATGTACGGGAATGGGTCTAG
- a CDS encoding DNA-directed RNA polymerase subunit D, whose protein sequence is MPSLEIISQDKNRISVKIKGVALQYANALRRICLNGVPVFAIDTVDVIDNSSVMSDEGIAHRLGLIPLKTDLKRFSEPHLCSCKSQAGCSNCRVMLVIDSGDTDTTRTITSSELSSEDQTVKPVSDKIPIVQIAPGQKVKLEAYARLGRGTTHAKWNSANVSVLTHTDKPDEFILTVESTGALGPEQIVTAGVDELAQRLEDFKQVIAELKA, encoded by the coding sequence TTGCCTTCTTTGGAGATAATTTCACAAGACAAAAACCGTATTTCAGTCAAGATAAAGGGCGTAGCACTGCAATACGCAAACGCACTAAGACGAATCTGCCTAAACGGCGTTCCAGTCTTTGCTATTGATACCGTAGACGTAATTGACAATTCTTCCGTAATGTCAGATGAAGGAATTGCCCACAGATTGGGCCTCATACCACTAAAGACAGATCTTAAGAGATTCTCAGAGCCACACCTGTGTTCCTGCAAAAGCCAGGCAGGCTGCTCAAATTGCAGGGTAATGTTGGTAATTGATTCTGGCGATACCGACACCACAAGAACAATCACATCATCGGAATTAAGCTCTGAAGACCAAACAGTAAAGCCAGTTTCCGACAAAATCCCAATTGTCCAGATTGCACCAGGACAAAAGGTAAAGCTAGAGGCATATGCAAGACTAGGACGAGGAACAACCCACGCAAAATGGAATTCCGCCAATGTCTCAGTTCTAACACACACCGACAAGCCAGATGAATTCATCCTTACTGTAGAGAGCACCGGTGCACTTGGCCCAGAGCAAATAGTTACTGCCGGCGTTGACGAGCTTGCTCAAAGACTAGAAGACTTCAAGCAAGTCATTGCAGAGCTAAAAGCCTAA
- the leuD gene encoding 3-isopropylmalate dehydratase small subunit: MEKLGLVSSIITPLDRPNVDTDQIVPKQFLKLVQRTGFGQFLFYDWRFDQNNSLRKEFVLNDPKYERSHILVSGDNFGCGSSREHAAWAIKDYGFDVVIAPSFADIFYNNCFKNGILPISLPKEIVNDLMKTDSVVQVDLASQTIKYNSKSIHFDIDESRKKTLLEGLDDIAVTLQHENKITQFEKSHAL, translated from the coding sequence ATGGAAAAACTAGGTCTAGTTTCCAGCATAATAACGCCTCTTGATAGGCCAAACGTGGACACCGACCAAATTGTGCCAAAACAATTCCTCAAATTGGTGCAAAGAACAGGCTTTGGGCAGTTTTTGTTCTATGATTGGCGCTTTGATCAAAACAACTCTCTGAGAAAGGAATTTGTCCTAAATGATCCAAAATACGAAAGATCTCACATTTTGGTTAGCGGTGACAACTTTGGGTGTGGCTCTAGCCGTGAGCACGCAGCCTGGGCTATTAAGGACTATGGGTTTGATGTTGTAATTGCGCCCTCGTTTGCTGATATATTTTACAATAATTGCTTCAAAAACGGCATATTGCCAATATCTCTGCCAAAAGAAATTGTAAATGATCTGATGAAGACTGACTCTGTTGTACAAGTGGATCTTGCGTCGCAGACAATAAAATACAATTCAAAGTCTATTCATTTTGACATTGACGAATCGCGAAAAAAGACGTTATTGGAAGGCCTAGACGACATTGCAGTAACTCTGCAGCACGAAAACAAAATTACCCAATTTGAAAAAAGTCACGCATTGTGA
- a CDS encoding NOB1 family endonuclease gives MASRVYDASAFYAGVPFASPELGLTTTLVFEEIRHIKKSHGALEILLDTNRLQVQDPDPASVEFVSNEAKKTGDVQKLSKADISAVALARQLKATLVTDDFAISNLAKNLRLQVQPIMTKGIRDVGKWRHYCSGCRIEFSGLEFCPNCGNKLNRKLLKR, from the coding sequence TTGGCGTCTAGGGTTTACGATGCCAGTGCGTTCTATGCCGGAGTCCCCTTTGCGTCGCCAGAGTTGGGCCTGACAACAACGCTCGTCTTTGAGGAAATAAGACACATCAAAAAAAGCCATGGCGCACTAGAGATTCTGCTGGACACAAACAGGCTGCAGGTACAAGACCCAGATCCAGCAAGTGTGGAATTTGTTTCCAATGAAGCAAAAAAGACAGGTGATGTGCAAAAGCTGTCAAAGGCAGACATTTCTGCAGTCGCCCTGGCACGCCAGCTAAAAGCAACTCTGGTCACGGATGATTTTGCGATATCAAACCTTGCAAAAAACCTCAGGCTCCAAGTACAGCCAATAATGACAAAGGGTATACGCGATGTTGGAAAGTGGCGCCATTATTGTTCAGGCTGCAGAATAGAGTTCTCAGGATTAGAGTTTTGCCCAAACTGCGGCAACAAGCTAAACAGAAAGCTACTCAAGCGGTAG